One window of Oncorhynchus masou masou isolate Uvic2021 chromosome 33, UVic_Omas_1.1, whole genome shotgun sequence genomic DNA carries:
- the LOC135527487 gene encoding RING finger protein 223 gives MAQIPQMWHTKVMPQEENVDLDKMVAFGSQPECSICYNTYDNVFKTPKLLECTHTFCLECLSRLMAISLGEQEGGSSKIPCPFCRHPTLLTEEGPPALATSQEVLCKLPSHQQHEEPVWLDGEKLCYKRPLEANPGTPSSTSAFCISIDIGASKAGEVLAQTWPQHIGFLERLNGWKRLLLFIVLMVLLVVIVLWPLQCIVTTGNMRCMPRTVGSGHGFTATTTTPFTRIPSLTKGAFN, from the coding sequence ATGGCGCAGATCCCTCAGATGTGGCACACCAAGGTGATGCCCCAGGAAGAGAATGTGGACCTGGACAAAATGGTTGCTTTTGGTAGCCAGCCCGAGTGCTCCATCTGCTACAACACCTACGACAATGTCTTCAAGACACCCAAGCTGCTGGAGTGCACCCACACCTTCTGCCTGGAGTGCCTGTCGCGCCTCATGGCCATTTCGCTAGGAGAACAGGAAGGAGGTAGCAGCAAGATCCCTTGTCCATTCTGCCGCCACCCTACCCTCCTAACCGAGGAGGGTCCGCCTGCCCTGGCCACCAGCCAAGAGGTACTGTGTAAACTGCCCAGCCACCAGCAGCACGAGGAACCTGTGTGGCTTGATGGGGAGAAGCTGTGCTACAAGCGGCCACTGGAGGCCAACCCCGGAACACCCAGCTCCACCTCAGCCTTCTGCATCTCCATCGACATCGGGGCCAGCAAGGCAGGTGAGGTCCTTGCTCAGACGTGGCCCCAGCACATAGGCTTCCTGGAGCGTCTGAACGGCTGGAAGCGGCTGCTGCTCTTCATCGTGTTGATGGTGCTGCTGGTGGTCATCGTGCTGTGGCCCCTGCAGTGCATTGTCACCACGGGCAATATGCGCTGCATGCCGCGCACCGTGGGCTCAGGACACGGCTTcaccgccaccaccactaccCCATTCACCAGGATACCCAGTCTCACAAAGGGAGCCTTTAATTAA